One Salvia splendens isolate huo1 chromosome 22, SspV2, whole genome shotgun sequence DNA segment encodes these proteins:
- the LOC121787879 gene encoding uncharacterized protein LOC121787879 codes for MAPDLNNAASPTDREKQKNLDQEVREMISTLTGRLGSIQRSHKSGSSSSHAQADDDDQGMRMITLAGTNLGATMRGDLDDKAAAPQPEQEETASYVVNSNFQAINNSIMLGGSYKTNDPGVHLDITDYVDHNDGDKKGKKSRRGGHHHHGKRSDNLSDTESEKN; via the coding sequence ATGGCTCCGGACCTAAACAACGCCGCCTCTCCCACCGACCGCGAGAAGCAGAAGAATCTCGACCAAGAGGTTCGAGAGATGATCTCCACCCTCACCGGCCGCTTGGGCAGCATCCAACGCTCCCACAAATCGGGGAGCTCGAGCTCCCACGCCCAAGCCGACGACGACGACCAAGGCATGCGGATGATCACCCTGGCCGGGACCAACCTAGGCGCCACCATGCGCGGCGATCTAGACGACAAGGCCGCGGCCCCTCAGCCGGAGCAGGAGGAGACCGCCTCCTACGTCGTCAACAGCAACTTCCAAGCGATCAACAACTCCATCATGCTCGGGGGCAGCTACAAGACCAACGACCCCGGCGTTCATTTGGACATCACTGACTACGTCGACCACAACGACGGCGAcaagaaggggaagaagagCAGGAGAGGGGGCCACCACCACCATGGCAAACGCTCCGACAACCTTAGCGACACGGAGAGTGAGAAGAATTGA
- the LOC121786295 gene encoding lysine-rich arabinogalactan protein 18-like, which produces MDRGTAILLAFICLVASVGGISPSSAPAASPSAAKVSTPPAASPVATPPSKPTTPAPAAAPVATPPAVSTPPASTPLASPPVVAAPPPQVSSPPAPVPVSSPPTATPPAKSPPSPAPVAATPPAASSPPTEAPVEAPVEAPAPSKKKSKKHAAPAPAPELAGPPAPPVGAPGPSDAFAPGPVSVGDLSGVEKLMSVKKVLASFAMASVAGWMLF; this is translated from the exons ATGGACAGAGGAACCGCAATTCTACTAGCATTCATCTGCCTCGTCGCCAGCGTCGGCGGCATTTCCCCCTCCTCCGCCCCCGCCGCCTCCCCCTCCGCCGCCAAGGTCTCCACCCCTCCCGCCGCCTCCCCCGTCGCCACCCCCCCTTCCAAGCCCACCACCCCCGCTCCCGCCGCCGCCCCCGTCGCCACTCCCCCAGCTGTCTCAACTCCTCCAGCCTCAACTCCACTGGCTTCGCCTCCCGTCGTCGCCGCTCCGCCGCCGCAAGTGAGCTCGCCGCCAGCTCCAGTTCCCGTGAGCTCGCCGCCGACAGCCACTCCCCCAGCCAAgtcgccgccgtcgcccgcCCCGGTCGCCGCCACTCCCCCCGCCGCTTCCTCGCCTCCCACCGAGGCTCCCGTTGAGGCTCCGGTTGAGGCGCCGGCACCGAGCAAGAAGAAAAGCAAGAAGCACGCCGCCCCCGCTCCGGCTCCTGAGCTCGCCGGACCACCAGCGCCTCCGGTCGGAGCTCCCGGACCTTCCGACGCCTTTGCCCCCGGCCCTGTGTCAGTTGGCGATTTG AGTGGGGTGGAGAAATTGATGAGCGTGAAGAAGGTGTTGGCGAGTTTTGCAATGGCCTCCGTGGCTGGGTGGATGTTGTTCTAG
- the LOC121787859 gene encoding pentatricopeptide repeat-containing protein At4g20090-like isoform X1: MPSSFQLVHSTTSLKNSIFLRRSRVLAFPLDLSPFSTSSAIFSSDILHARKKSRQPAAGVKVCRDEIVKGNLTNNVPDSIFSKLGFHRRNNAMFSCFDTNYAKKFAKFDNLCPVVSVKAYQVEIVGMPVGKLSTCKLLRRFLTHRLFSVASSLNEPIADSIFSDTHKSGSYTRGDSTFYSLIQHHAQSGDFKALELIFQRMKRENRAFSEKIFILVFKAHGKARLHRKAVELFNSMEDKYNCLPTVKSFNSLLNVIIQQGLYRDALDLYHYVLNNKKHISPNGLTFNLVIKSLCRLGLVGRAVDMFREMPAFHCKPDTYTYCTLMDGLCKEDRIDDAVALLDEMQIEGCDPTPPTFNVLINGLCKKGDLARAAKLVDNMFLKGCVPNEVTYNTLIHGLCLKGKLDKAVSLLSRMLSNKLKPNDITYGTIINGLVKKGPVTDALNMLRGMEERGYAANEYAYSAIISGLFREGKSDEALKLWAKMLEKGCKPNTVVYSVVIDGLCQDGKPHEAEEYFSQMIDAGCLPNAHTYSSLMNGFFQAGDCDKAVLLWKDMVEKDYEDNEVCYSVLIHGFCKNGKLENALVIWKQVLAKGLTPDVVAYSSMIHGLCNVGLVEQGLSLFNEMLYKASDSKPDVITYNIIINALCKQGSIPHAMDILNRMLSEGCDPDSVTCKFFLTAFREKLDPPLDGGEFLDELVLRLQKCDRIIGASNIIQVMLQNFLQPKASTWDKVIRGICKPKRTEAAINKCWGDLFF; this comes from the exons ATGCCGTCTTCGTTTCAATTGGTTCACTCCACCACATCATTGAAGAATTCAATTTTTCTCCGCCGCAGCAGAGTCCTAGCTTTTCCTCTCGACCTGTCGCCTTTCTCCACCTCCTCCGCCATTTTTTCTTCCGATATACTACACGCGCGTAAAAAGTCGAGGCAACCCGCTGCCGGCGTGAAAGTGTGTAGAGACG aaatTGTGAAGGGTAATCTGACGAACAATGTTCCTGATTCCATTTTCTCAAAGCTTGGATTCCATAGAAGGAATAATGCAATGTTCAGTTGTTTTGACACCAACTACGCCAAAAAATTTGCAAAGTTCGATAATTTATGCCCTGTAGTCTCTGTGAAAGCG TACCAGGTGGAAATAGTCGGAATGCCTGTCGGAAAGTTGTCTACATGTAAGCTCTTACGTCGATTCCTAACCCATCGCTTATTCTCTGTGGCTAGCTCCTTGAATGAACCAATTGCTGACTCAATATTCAGCGACACACACAAGTCTGGGTCCTACACGCGGGGTGACTCCACCTTTTACTCCCTTATTCAACACCATGCCCAGTCTGGTGATTTCAAGGCCTTGGAGCTTATCTTTCAACGGATGAAGCGCGAAAACAGAGCCTTTTCTGAGAAAATTTTCATCCTAGTCTTCAAGGCTCATGGCAAAGCACGTCTCCATCGTAAAGCTGTTGAATTGTTCAATAGCATGGAGGATAAATACAACTGCTTGCCAACTGTTAAGTCCTTTAACTCTCTTCTTAATGTCATTATTCAGCAGGGATTGTATCGTGATGCTCTGGACTTGTATCACTATGTTCTTAACAATAAAAAGCATATTTCTCCCAATGGTTTAACGTTTAATTTAGTCATCAAGTCGCTGTGTCGATTGGGATTAGTTGGTAGGGCTGTAGATATGTTTAGGGAGATGCCTGCTTTCCATTGTAAGCCTGATACATATACTTACTGCACTCTCATGGATGGTTTGTGTAAAGAGGATAGGATTGATGATGCTGTGGCTTTGTTGGATGAGATGCAAATAGAAGGGTGTGACCCAACTCCACCTACATTCAATGTGTTAATCAATGGGCTTTGCAAGAAGGGGGATTTGGCCCGGGCCGCTAAGCTAGTTGATAATATGTTCCTCAAAGGCTGTGTTCCGAATGAAGTTACTTACAACACGCTCATACATGGGCTGTGTCTCAAAGGAAAGCTAGACAAGGCAGTCAGTCTTTTGAGCAGAATGTTGTCAAATAAGCTCAAGCCAAACGACATCACTTATGGAACCATAATAAATGGACTAGTAAAGAAGGGACCAGTTACTGATGCTTTAAACATGTTACGGGGAATGGAGGAAAGAGGCTATGCAGCAAATGAGTATGCTTATTCTGCCATTATTAGTGGGTTGTTCAGAGAGGGGAAATCAGATGAGGCACTAAAACTGTGGGCCAAGATGTTAGAGAAGGGATGCAAACCAAATACAGTTGTGTATAGTGTTGTTATTGATGGTCTGTGCCAAGACGGAAAGCCCCATGAAGCTGAAGAGTATTTTTCCCAAATGATTGATGCGGGTTGCTTGCCAAATGCACATACATACAGCTCCCTGATGAATGGCTTCTTTCAGGCCGGAGACTGTGATAAGGCAGTTCTTCTATGGAAAGATATGGTTGAGAAGGATTACGAGGATAATGAGGTTTGTTACAGTGTGCTTATTCATGGTTTCTGCAagaatgggaagttggaaaatGCCCTGGTGATATGGAAGCAGGTGCTGGCTAAAGGACTTACACCCGATGTTGTGGCTTATAGTTCCATGATTCATGGTCTATGCAATGTTGGCTTAGTAGAACAGGGTTTGAGCTTATTTAATGAGATGCTATACAAAGCATCTGACTCCAAACCTGATGTAATCACCTACAATATAATCATCAATGCCTTGTGCAAACAGGGCAGCATTCCCCATGCCATGGATATACTGAATCGCATGTTAAGTGAAGGCTGTGATCCTGATTCAGTTACCTGCAAATTTTTCCTGACAGCTTTTAGGGAAAAGCTTGATCCACCTCTAGATGGTGGAGAGTTCCTAGATGAGCTTGTTCTAAGGCTACAAAAATGTGACAGAATAATTGGAGCTTCTAATATTATACAAGTGATGCTTCAAAATTTTCTTCAGCCAAAGGCCTCCACTTGGGACAAGGTAATTCGAGGGATCTGTAAACCAAAGAGAACTGAAGCAGCCATTAACAAATGTTGGGGTGACTTATTCTTTTGA
- the LOC121787859 gene encoding pentatricopeptide repeat-containing protein At4g20090-like isoform X2, whose amino-acid sequence MPSSFQLVHSTTSLKNSIFLRRSRVLAFPLDLSPFSTSSAIFSSDILHARKKSRQPAAGVKVCRDEIVKGNLTNNVPDSIFSKLGFHRRNNAMFSCFDTNYAKKFAKFDNLCPVVSVKAVEIVGMPVGKLSTCKLLRRFLTHRLFSVASSLNEPIADSIFSDTHKSGSYTRGDSTFYSLIQHHAQSGDFKALELIFQRMKRENRAFSEKIFILVFKAHGKARLHRKAVELFNSMEDKYNCLPTVKSFNSLLNVIIQQGLYRDALDLYHYVLNNKKHISPNGLTFNLVIKSLCRLGLVGRAVDMFREMPAFHCKPDTYTYCTLMDGLCKEDRIDDAVALLDEMQIEGCDPTPPTFNVLINGLCKKGDLARAAKLVDNMFLKGCVPNEVTYNTLIHGLCLKGKLDKAVSLLSRMLSNKLKPNDITYGTIINGLVKKGPVTDALNMLRGMEERGYAANEYAYSAIISGLFREGKSDEALKLWAKMLEKGCKPNTVVYSVVIDGLCQDGKPHEAEEYFSQMIDAGCLPNAHTYSSLMNGFFQAGDCDKAVLLWKDMVEKDYEDNEVCYSVLIHGFCKNGKLENALVIWKQVLAKGLTPDVVAYSSMIHGLCNVGLVEQGLSLFNEMLYKASDSKPDVITYNIIINALCKQGSIPHAMDILNRMLSEGCDPDSVTCKFFLTAFREKLDPPLDGGEFLDELVLRLQKCDRIIGASNIIQVMLQNFLQPKASTWDKVIRGICKPKRTEAAINKCWGDLFF is encoded by the exons ATGCCGTCTTCGTTTCAATTGGTTCACTCCACCACATCATTGAAGAATTCAATTTTTCTCCGCCGCAGCAGAGTCCTAGCTTTTCCTCTCGACCTGTCGCCTTTCTCCACCTCCTCCGCCATTTTTTCTTCCGATATACTACACGCGCGTAAAAAGTCGAGGCAACCCGCTGCCGGCGTGAAAGTGTGTAGAGACG aaatTGTGAAGGGTAATCTGACGAACAATGTTCCTGATTCCATTTTCTCAAAGCTTGGATTCCATAGAAGGAATAATGCAATGTTCAGTTGTTTTGACACCAACTACGCCAAAAAATTTGCAAAGTTCGATAATTTATGCCCTGTAGTCTCTGTGAAAGCG GTGGAAATAGTCGGAATGCCTGTCGGAAAGTTGTCTACATGTAAGCTCTTACGTCGATTCCTAACCCATCGCTTATTCTCTGTGGCTAGCTCCTTGAATGAACCAATTGCTGACTCAATATTCAGCGACACACACAAGTCTGGGTCCTACACGCGGGGTGACTCCACCTTTTACTCCCTTATTCAACACCATGCCCAGTCTGGTGATTTCAAGGCCTTGGAGCTTATCTTTCAACGGATGAAGCGCGAAAACAGAGCCTTTTCTGAGAAAATTTTCATCCTAGTCTTCAAGGCTCATGGCAAAGCACGTCTCCATCGTAAAGCTGTTGAATTGTTCAATAGCATGGAGGATAAATACAACTGCTTGCCAACTGTTAAGTCCTTTAACTCTCTTCTTAATGTCATTATTCAGCAGGGATTGTATCGTGATGCTCTGGACTTGTATCACTATGTTCTTAACAATAAAAAGCATATTTCTCCCAATGGTTTAACGTTTAATTTAGTCATCAAGTCGCTGTGTCGATTGGGATTAGTTGGTAGGGCTGTAGATATGTTTAGGGAGATGCCTGCTTTCCATTGTAAGCCTGATACATATACTTACTGCACTCTCATGGATGGTTTGTGTAAAGAGGATAGGATTGATGATGCTGTGGCTTTGTTGGATGAGATGCAAATAGAAGGGTGTGACCCAACTCCACCTACATTCAATGTGTTAATCAATGGGCTTTGCAAGAAGGGGGATTTGGCCCGGGCCGCTAAGCTAGTTGATAATATGTTCCTCAAAGGCTGTGTTCCGAATGAAGTTACTTACAACACGCTCATACATGGGCTGTGTCTCAAAGGAAAGCTAGACAAGGCAGTCAGTCTTTTGAGCAGAATGTTGTCAAATAAGCTCAAGCCAAACGACATCACTTATGGAACCATAATAAATGGACTAGTAAAGAAGGGACCAGTTACTGATGCTTTAAACATGTTACGGGGAATGGAGGAAAGAGGCTATGCAGCAAATGAGTATGCTTATTCTGCCATTATTAGTGGGTTGTTCAGAGAGGGGAAATCAGATGAGGCACTAAAACTGTGGGCCAAGATGTTAGAGAAGGGATGCAAACCAAATACAGTTGTGTATAGTGTTGTTATTGATGGTCTGTGCCAAGACGGAAAGCCCCATGAAGCTGAAGAGTATTTTTCCCAAATGATTGATGCGGGTTGCTTGCCAAATGCACATACATACAGCTCCCTGATGAATGGCTTCTTTCAGGCCGGAGACTGTGATAAGGCAGTTCTTCTATGGAAAGATATGGTTGAGAAGGATTACGAGGATAATGAGGTTTGTTACAGTGTGCTTATTCATGGTTTCTGCAagaatgggaagttggaaaatGCCCTGGTGATATGGAAGCAGGTGCTGGCTAAAGGACTTACACCCGATGTTGTGGCTTATAGTTCCATGATTCATGGTCTATGCAATGTTGGCTTAGTAGAACAGGGTTTGAGCTTATTTAATGAGATGCTATACAAAGCATCTGACTCCAAACCTGATGTAATCACCTACAATATAATCATCAATGCCTTGTGCAAACAGGGCAGCATTCCCCATGCCATGGATATACTGAATCGCATGTTAAGTGAAGGCTGTGATCCTGATTCAGTTACCTGCAAATTTTTCCTGACAGCTTTTAGGGAAAAGCTTGATCCACCTCTAGATGGTGGAGAGTTCCTAGATGAGCTTGTTCTAAGGCTACAAAAATGTGACAGAATAATTGGAGCTTCTAATATTATACAAGTGATGCTTCAAAATTTTCTTCAGCCAAAGGCCTCCACTTGGGACAAGGTAATTCGAGGGATCTGTAAACCAAAGAGAACTGAAGCAGCCATTAACAAATGTTGGGGTGACTTATTCTTTTGA
- the LOC121787859 gene encoding pentatricopeptide repeat-containing protein At4g20090-like isoform X4 — translation MPCSLCESGGNSRNACRKVVYIDTHKSGSYTRGDSTFYSLIQHHAQSGDFKALELIFQRMKRENRAFSEKIFILVFKAHGKARLHRKAVELFNSMEDKYNCLPTVKSFNSLLNVIIQQGLYRDALDLYHYVLNNKKHISPNGLTFNLVIKSLCRLGLVGRAVDMFREMPAFHCKPDTYTYCTLMDGLCKEDRIDDAVALLDEMQIEGCDPTPPTFNVLINGLCKKGDLARAAKLVDNMFLKGCVPNEVTYNTLIHGLCLKGKLDKAVSLLSRMLSNKLKPNDITYGTIINGLVKKGPVTDALNMLRGMEERGYAANEYAYSAIISGLFREGKSDEALKLWAKMLEKGCKPNTVVYSVVIDGLCQDGKPHEAEEYFSQMIDAGCLPNAHTYSSLMNGFFQAGDCDKAVLLWKDMVEKDYEDNEVCYSVLIHGFCKNGKLENALVIWKQVLAKGLTPDVVAYSSMIHGLCNVGLVEQGLSLFNEMLYKASDSKPDVITYNIIINALCKQGSIPHAMDILNRMLSEGCDPDSVTCKFFLTAFREKLDPPLDGGEFLDELVLRLQKCDRIIGASNIIQVMLQNFLQPKASTWDKVIRGICKPKRTEAAINKCWGDLFF, via the exons ATGCCCTGTAGTCTCTGTGAAAGCG GTGGAAATAGTCGGAATGCCTGTCGGAAAGTTGTCTACAT CGACACACACAAGTCTGGGTCCTACACGCGGGGTGACTCCACCTTTTACTCCCTTATTCAACACCATGCCCAGTCTGGTGATTTCAAGGCCTTGGAGCTTATCTTTCAACGGATGAAGCGCGAAAACAGAGCCTTTTCTGAGAAAATTTTCATCCTAGTCTTCAAGGCTCATGGCAAAGCACGTCTCCATCGTAAAGCTGTTGAATTGTTCAATAGCATGGAGGATAAATACAACTGCTTGCCAACTGTTAAGTCCTTTAACTCTCTTCTTAATGTCATTATTCAGCAGGGATTGTATCGTGATGCTCTGGACTTGTATCACTATGTTCTTAACAATAAAAAGCATATTTCTCCCAATGGTTTAACGTTTAATTTAGTCATCAAGTCGCTGTGTCGATTGGGATTAGTTGGTAGGGCTGTAGATATGTTTAGGGAGATGCCTGCTTTCCATTGTAAGCCTGATACATATACTTACTGCACTCTCATGGATGGTTTGTGTAAAGAGGATAGGATTGATGATGCTGTGGCTTTGTTGGATGAGATGCAAATAGAAGGGTGTGACCCAACTCCACCTACATTCAATGTGTTAATCAATGGGCTTTGCAAGAAGGGGGATTTGGCCCGGGCCGCTAAGCTAGTTGATAATATGTTCCTCAAAGGCTGTGTTCCGAATGAAGTTACTTACAACACGCTCATACATGGGCTGTGTCTCAAAGGAAAGCTAGACAAGGCAGTCAGTCTTTTGAGCAGAATGTTGTCAAATAAGCTCAAGCCAAACGACATCACTTATGGAACCATAATAAATGGACTAGTAAAGAAGGGACCAGTTACTGATGCTTTAAACATGTTACGGGGAATGGAGGAAAGAGGCTATGCAGCAAATGAGTATGCTTATTCTGCCATTATTAGTGGGTTGTTCAGAGAGGGGAAATCAGATGAGGCACTAAAACTGTGGGCCAAGATGTTAGAGAAGGGATGCAAACCAAATACAGTTGTGTATAGTGTTGTTATTGATGGTCTGTGCCAAGACGGAAAGCCCCATGAAGCTGAAGAGTATTTTTCCCAAATGATTGATGCGGGTTGCTTGCCAAATGCACATACATACAGCTCCCTGATGAATGGCTTCTTTCAGGCCGGAGACTGTGATAAGGCAGTTCTTCTATGGAAAGATATGGTTGAGAAGGATTACGAGGATAATGAGGTTTGTTACAGTGTGCTTATTCATGGTTTCTGCAagaatgggaagttggaaaatGCCCTGGTGATATGGAAGCAGGTGCTGGCTAAAGGACTTACACCCGATGTTGTGGCTTATAGTTCCATGATTCATGGTCTATGCAATGTTGGCTTAGTAGAACAGGGTTTGAGCTTATTTAATGAGATGCTATACAAAGCATCTGACTCCAAACCTGATGTAATCACCTACAATATAATCATCAATGCCTTGTGCAAACAGGGCAGCATTCCCCATGCCATGGATATACTGAATCGCATGTTAAGTGAAGGCTGTGATCCTGATTCAGTTACCTGCAAATTTTTCCTGACAGCTTTTAGGGAAAAGCTTGATCCACCTCTAGATGGTGGAGAGTTCCTAGATGAGCTTGTTCTAAGGCTACAAAAATGTGACAGAATAATTGGAGCTTCTAATATTATACAAGTGATGCTTCAAAATTTTCTTCAGCCAAAGGCCTCCACTTGGGACAAGGTAATTCGAGGGATCTGTAAACCAAAGAGAACTGAAGCAGCCATTAACAAATGTTGGGGTGACTTATTCTTTTGA
- the LOC121787859 gene encoding pentatricopeptide repeat-containing protein At4g20090-like isoform X3, which translates to MPCSLCESVPGGNSRNACRKVVYIDTHKSGSYTRGDSTFYSLIQHHAQSGDFKALELIFQRMKRENRAFSEKIFILVFKAHGKARLHRKAVELFNSMEDKYNCLPTVKSFNSLLNVIIQQGLYRDALDLYHYVLNNKKHISPNGLTFNLVIKSLCRLGLVGRAVDMFREMPAFHCKPDTYTYCTLMDGLCKEDRIDDAVALLDEMQIEGCDPTPPTFNVLINGLCKKGDLARAAKLVDNMFLKGCVPNEVTYNTLIHGLCLKGKLDKAVSLLSRMLSNKLKPNDITYGTIINGLVKKGPVTDALNMLRGMEERGYAANEYAYSAIISGLFREGKSDEALKLWAKMLEKGCKPNTVVYSVVIDGLCQDGKPHEAEEYFSQMIDAGCLPNAHTYSSLMNGFFQAGDCDKAVLLWKDMVEKDYEDNEVCYSVLIHGFCKNGKLENALVIWKQVLAKGLTPDVVAYSSMIHGLCNVGLVEQGLSLFNEMLYKASDSKPDVITYNIIINALCKQGSIPHAMDILNRMLSEGCDPDSVTCKFFLTAFREKLDPPLDGGEFLDELVLRLQKCDRIIGASNIIQVMLQNFLQPKASTWDKVIRGICKPKRTEAAINKCWGDLFF; encoded by the exons ATGCCCTGTAGTCTCTGTGAAAGCG TACCAGGTGGAAATAGTCGGAATGCCTGTCGGAAAGTTGTCTACAT CGACACACACAAGTCTGGGTCCTACACGCGGGGTGACTCCACCTTTTACTCCCTTATTCAACACCATGCCCAGTCTGGTGATTTCAAGGCCTTGGAGCTTATCTTTCAACGGATGAAGCGCGAAAACAGAGCCTTTTCTGAGAAAATTTTCATCCTAGTCTTCAAGGCTCATGGCAAAGCACGTCTCCATCGTAAAGCTGTTGAATTGTTCAATAGCATGGAGGATAAATACAACTGCTTGCCAACTGTTAAGTCCTTTAACTCTCTTCTTAATGTCATTATTCAGCAGGGATTGTATCGTGATGCTCTGGACTTGTATCACTATGTTCTTAACAATAAAAAGCATATTTCTCCCAATGGTTTAACGTTTAATTTAGTCATCAAGTCGCTGTGTCGATTGGGATTAGTTGGTAGGGCTGTAGATATGTTTAGGGAGATGCCTGCTTTCCATTGTAAGCCTGATACATATACTTACTGCACTCTCATGGATGGTTTGTGTAAAGAGGATAGGATTGATGATGCTGTGGCTTTGTTGGATGAGATGCAAATAGAAGGGTGTGACCCAACTCCACCTACATTCAATGTGTTAATCAATGGGCTTTGCAAGAAGGGGGATTTGGCCCGGGCCGCTAAGCTAGTTGATAATATGTTCCTCAAAGGCTGTGTTCCGAATGAAGTTACTTACAACACGCTCATACATGGGCTGTGTCTCAAAGGAAAGCTAGACAAGGCAGTCAGTCTTTTGAGCAGAATGTTGTCAAATAAGCTCAAGCCAAACGACATCACTTATGGAACCATAATAAATGGACTAGTAAAGAAGGGACCAGTTACTGATGCTTTAAACATGTTACGGGGAATGGAGGAAAGAGGCTATGCAGCAAATGAGTATGCTTATTCTGCCATTATTAGTGGGTTGTTCAGAGAGGGGAAATCAGATGAGGCACTAAAACTGTGGGCCAAGATGTTAGAGAAGGGATGCAAACCAAATACAGTTGTGTATAGTGTTGTTATTGATGGTCTGTGCCAAGACGGAAAGCCCCATGAAGCTGAAGAGTATTTTTCCCAAATGATTGATGCGGGTTGCTTGCCAAATGCACATACATACAGCTCCCTGATGAATGGCTTCTTTCAGGCCGGAGACTGTGATAAGGCAGTTCTTCTATGGAAAGATATGGTTGAGAAGGATTACGAGGATAATGAGGTTTGTTACAGTGTGCTTATTCATGGTTTCTGCAagaatgggaagttggaaaatGCCCTGGTGATATGGAAGCAGGTGCTGGCTAAAGGACTTACACCCGATGTTGTGGCTTATAGTTCCATGATTCATGGTCTATGCAATGTTGGCTTAGTAGAACAGGGTTTGAGCTTATTTAATGAGATGCTATACAAAGCATCTGACTCCAAACCTGATGTAATCACCTACAATATAATCATCAATGCCTTGTGCAAACAGGGCAGCATTCCCCATGCCATGGATATACTGAATCGCATGTTAAGTGAAGGCTGTGATCCTGATTCAGTTACCTGCAAATTTTTCCTGACAGCTTTTAGGGAAAAGCTTGATCCACCTCTAGATGGTGGAGAGTTCCTAGATGAGCTTGTTCTAAGGCTACAAAAATGTGACAGAATAATTGGAGCTTCTAATATTATACAAGTGATGCTTCAAAATTTTCTTCAGCCAAAGGCCTCCACTTGGGACAAGGTAATTCGAGGGATCTGTAAACCAAAGAGAACTGAAGCAGCCATTAACAAATGTTGGGGTGACTTATTCTTTTGA
- the LOC121787880 gene encoding xyloglucan galactosyltransferase XLT2-like encodes MQQDLLKQRREQKLEMEEMMKRFMSKQPQLTKSEVTREYFLSSILYSPQPLEPTICGAGLVYVYGLPPAFNDDLLLNCHYYEPWSSRCQEPPNGGLGPHLTPIPSPSWYGTHMFASEVMYHKRIMQHACRTTDPESATAFYIPFYAGVALGKYLSTNYTYRDRDRLFEELLTWLQDQPPWRRSNGLDHFILLGRPTWDFQRLRDDGWGTSFLHMPLMKQIVRLTIERAPWDQHDISVPYPTGFHPKSKLELDQWLDFVTSLNNRTSLFTFAGAKREMKDDFRALLFSHCYNESGSCRAVDCSGYRCFGGTPEIREAFLDSDFCLQPRGDSYTRRSTFDCMLAGSIPVFFWRKSIEHQYEWFLGDEPDQFSVFIDQKDVRNGVSIKKVLEGYSREEVRRLREKVISLIPNFIYGDGSGSGKDAFDIAIDGVLKKIKDQNKPNIR; translated from the exons ATGCAACAAGATTTGCTTAAGCAAAGACGCGAGCAAAAACTGGAGATGGAAGAGATGATGAAACGGTTTATGTCCAAGCAACCCCAACTTACAAAGTCTGAGGTCACCAGGGAA TACTTCCTAAGTTCCATTCTCTACTCTCCTCAACCCTTGGAGCCCACAATCTGCGGCGCCGGCCTCGTCTACGTCTACGGCCTCCCGCCCGCCTTCAACGACGACCTCCTCCTCAACTGCCACTACTACGAGCCATGGAGCTCGCGCTGCCAAGAGCCCCCCAACGGCGGGCTCGGCCCCCACCTCACCCCCATCCCCTCCCCGTCGTGGTACGGGACCCACATGTTCGCCTCCGAGGTCATGTACCACAAGAGGATCATGCAGCACGCGTGCCGCACCACGGACCCCGAATCCGCTACGGCCTTCTACATACCCTTCTACGCTGGGGTCGCACTGGGAAAGTACTTGTCCACTAATTACACATATAGAGATCGCGATCGCCTGTTTGAGGAGCTGCTGACGTGGCTCCAGGATCAGCCTCCGTGGCGGAGATCCAACGGCTTGGATCACTTCATCCTCCTGGGGAGGCCCACGTGGGACTTTCAGCGGCTGAGAGACGACGGGTGGGGGACCAGCTTCCTCCACATGCCGTTGATGAAACAGATCGTGCGGCTCACGATAGAGCGGGCCCCGTGGGACCAGCACGACATCAGTGTTCCTTACCCCACCGGATTCCACCCCAAGTCAAAATTGGAGCTTGACCAATGGCTTGATTTTGTGACGAGTCTTAACAATAGGACAAGTTTGTTCACATTTGCGGGAGCCAAGCGAGAGATGAAGGACGATTTTAGGGCCCTGCTGTTTAGCCATTGCTACAACGAGTCGGGCTCGTGCCGGGCTGTCGACTGCTCAGGATACCGGTGCTTCGGTGGGACTCCCGAGATCCGGGAGGCGTTCTTGGACTCGGACTTCTGTTTGCAGCCTAGGGGGGATTCGTACACTAGAAGATCGACGTTCGATTGCATGCTGGCCGGTTCGATTCCGGTTTTCTTTTGGAGGAAAAGTATTGAGCATCAATATGAGTGGTTTTTGGGTGATGAACCAGATCAGTTTTCGGTGTTTATAGATCAGAAGGATGTTAGGAATGGTGTGTCGATTAAGAAAGTGTTGGAAGGGTATAGTAGGGAAGAGGTGAGGAGGTTGAGAGAGAAGGTTATTAGTTTGATACCAAATTTTATTTATGGGGATGGAAGTGGGAGTGGTAAAGATGCCTTTGATATTGCTATTGATGGAGTGCTTAAGAAAATCAAGGATCAAAATAAGCCCAACATAAGGTAG